The following DNA comes from Erigeron canadensis isolate Cc75 chromosome 3, C_canadensis_v1, whole genome shotgun sequence.
ttttgttaatttaggTTTTTGGAATCATCTAATTGCGCAGGGATGTGCACCAATCTCTGCAAGATACCATCGCAAGAGTTCATTAAGAACTCTTTCGGCGTCCCAATCAACATGGTTCCAAGTAAGTACATTGACATACATAGTACACTTTGTTTCACTTGCATCTAAAGCTTAATCTTCAGGGAGAAAATGGTGATCGATTTCAGATTTTGACGATATGAGTTGTAAGATGATATTTGGGCAAGAGCCCCCTGCTTTACAAGATGATCCAGCATTTAAGCAACCATGCTACAAACTATGTAAATACTTTCAACTATACAAATCTTGTCCTTTTCCTATTATCTTTTTTCATATTCGCAATGTTCCAACATTTTTTAGTAAGTATTAATGATGTTAGATCTACTAAAAGTATTCTCATACAATTTCATCTATGTGTACTCTATGTAGGTAATGTGAAAAATAAACATGATACAAACTGCATCAACTAAGGACCTCAAGGAGATGGATCAATACGAAAATTATAGAGAAAAAGCTAAAGTCTAAAGCCGTGCTATTTTCAATTCAACTTCAACTAAATTCCATAATATAAGTAATCAATGGATGTGTACATGAAAGCTGATATTGTATACAAAATCCATACACAACAATTGTGAGTTCAATACATTTGTACATGATGTATCATGCTGATGATTGtggttgttatatatatgatcGAAGATAATAGGTTGAATACATATCATCTCGATTTATCTTTGAAAATGTTCCACATTCGACAAAAAGTTGTAATTTCACGATTTTGATATTGATTGTTCAGGCTTGAAAAAAAAGAGtgaaatgataaacataatcCTTAAATATTTGCAGATAATGGGGCTATGTCGAAATGGAAAAATTACTTATACCCAATGTAAAATCCGGTACTCGAATCTAGTTTGTTTGAGGGATTAGCTATGGAGGTGTAAAATCTGAAACTCGATGAAAAAAATTTGATACCCGATCACGATCGAGTAAACCGGGGTTAGGGATCACGGGGATGGAATTCATAATTTTTCCGATTTCCATTTCTATACCCGAAaatattttatgtatgtatatatcaatgttttaaaaaccggtattttagttataccggcgtagaaaaattttccggtattatcggtaataccggaaataccggccggtacgactatttttaatttattatattttttgtgtaaaaatcctacaaaacttgttacaatttaacaaaaatagtcaaaatgcaattataatttactcaaaaataataccaaatatgtatttcataacaaaatataggttttaaagttcacaaataacaaaaaataacattaaagtatcataaaaataataattttttttaaaaatcaaaatttatttttttgaaaataccggaaataccggtatggtaataccgggaataccagaaataccggccggtattgaatagtgaaaataccggaaaaataCCAGACTTAAAATACCGACGTGGTCTCcgataccggtaataccggccggtatttaccggtatttaaaacattggtatatatacataactagTACAACTTAAATTATTTCCTAAGACTTTATGCTAAGATTTTCAATTTCACCTAAACTTATATAAACACATTATAATGGAAATGACATTCTTTTGGTTAGCTTGTACATAAAGAGTAGTATATgtattaagtttatataattaagTGAACTTACACTTTGCAAATACGATATTCCCTATTGTCCTATGGGGATCCCTAATACACCAATTAGGATGTGCTATGGGGAATTGGGGATGCAACTAATTAAATCTCAGACAGGGGTGGGACGAGAATGGGAACGAAGATGTGGATTACAATTGGTTACCAGTGACAAGATGGCAAATGAGATCTATCTTTAGGGTTGTATTAGTTTTGTTATGACAATTCACACTgtcataaaaaaacaaatatgacaaAAACTTTTATGGTGGACAATAGGTCCTCTTTAAAAGCCGctaaaagacaaaacaacaacaacaacaactgggGAGTTGATCTTTTTGTTTGACCAACAATTTCTCGATGACCGTCCTCaccaaaactaaaaagaaaatttccTTCTGATTTTTCTTTACCTGCacggtacccgtgcaatgcggctgTGGTTGTGACGATAACAGTGTCGTGGTTGGGGTGATTGTTAGTGGTGgaggcggtgtcaagtggtgtagataattgatgtaaaaggttaatgaagatattttggataaatgactgatattgtaatttaatcattaatggtatttaagaaaatttctctatatataacttttaaagagaaggttgttttatttattaaatagtataaaaatatagattaggtgtatagaagaattatgattaagaaataaggatattttagttgtaaaaaagtgttgaatttcttaaaataagattagtcaatatgttttatagatacgagcatagtgcccgcgcgttgcagcggctagaaAGTGAGAAAGACAGGCGGTGGTGGATATCGCGGGAGGCAGTGGAGAAGGGGGGCGACaacggagggtgatagaagCTAGGTCGAtaagagtgtgtaatgattagagggAATTGGAGAAAGAGAagtatataagggttttatgttttatgaaggggtattttggaaagaaattttttgtttaatttcttaatctcaatcctttttataaaagattatagatatagatatagaagacTCAAAAGCCACAAAGGAAGAAAATATTGAATATGGTCGTTCttaaaaatatgtatagatATGGAAGGCAGGAAGGGTAACTAATTAactaataacaaaaaattaactATAATTGATCGGGGGCTATTTCTATTGTTACCAAAAATTATTAATTGATAATTTAATAGATTATCCATAGACTTGTCATCTTGCTCACGAGTTATTCTATCCTGTAGCTTAGTTAGTACAGAGTAATTTTATAGGGTATTGTTTAGTCGGTGATGTCTTTTCTTTTGTCTTATTGCGACGTTTAAGCTAAGTCGACAACAAATCTTTCTTGGAACACACGAGGTTAGCTCAAAAGGATCATCTTTAGTCTATACCTTCATGAGAAaaagttatttacttatttaagaaactttttaataaaaaagaataagaacCATTTTGAATAAcacattcttttttattttttttctctctttaataaataatgaaaactCATCTGTAtcattcaatatattttatctCGTTAACCGTAAATCgtgagatgaaaaaaaaaagatggataatcttaaaatttcgtcatctttcattagaaatgcaACTAGATATAATTTTaactactttttaattttcgtttctTCCTCTTGTACATGTGTATTTACACATATGTAGGatctttgttttcacatgtaaattagtaaatgatcatttgtacacaacaatgaaggtcaagtATGGAGCCCATCAATCCATGGTGGAGCCACGGTGGCCAAAGGCGAAACCCGTCAGTCCACGGTagagccatagcggctaagggctgagcccgttaggtagatcacccatcaggCCATCACCGATGACCacaatgacctatcaccatgtatgacctatcacactgtgatctatcaccctcaatgacctatcacccccaccagttACCCTTTATGATTTTCCTTAGGAACTAAGTCCGTTCCGAATCACAATTTTCGTtttaacctacacatgtgtaggttatgtgtaagtatcaaaaacaaaacgaaatttaaaaggtcgtcaaaagtatattgagtcacatctctaatgaaagatgacgaaattttaaaactaTCCAACCTTTTTTTGCAtataacgatttacggtttgtgagataaaacattttgaatgatttgaatgaattataatttttaattgaagagagagaaaagaagTGAAAATGTATagtccaaaattgttttcgtgttcttttttatttgtgagttctcaagATAACTCACTAACTTTATATAGAAAAGACATCGTAGTTCTCAAATTGcagtaaaattaattaattaatcatggGACGTACGTTATTCATATTGACTAAGGGGGAAGGGGGTGGTTGCGGGGTTTGAGTTACCCGCTAGCGGGCCCACGCGGGTACACCGTCGCCGGCGGTTCCCCGTGGGGGAGAGAAGAGGATTTTCGGGGTTGTTCACCGATGGGGGGAGAAGGAgagaggagagagagagagagagaaaggacATGGTTGATTGGTtggatgttttttttatttttaattataaatcaatggagaatatatatatatatatatattatgtatatatatatcatgaagaAGAAAGCCAGCCGATTTGTTATAACATTTTCatttattgttatttacatATTAGTCCCtataaattatttgtttatttacatATCAATCCCTATAacctaattatttatttaagttaattacatataagTTCCTGTCCTTTAATCTTCATATTATtgattgtatttatatatatatttgttttagtttatatagtttagaaaatattattaaaaataaatgaaaaagatagAGGAAAGTGCCGCCAGTGATTTGAGAAAGATAAGGAAAGATTGAGGAAAATTGAGGTGTAAAATTTTGATTGGTTAGTGTTGGGGGAGGATAGGTGACCACTCTCTTTCCCCTTAGGGGTGGATGCATGGAGTGCTTATCTATTCTTCTCTGGTCACCAAGAATTGCCTATTCCTCccaattttattatatattttatttatttattttaaacgtcaatttattataaaaattaatgataaaaatttaaataactaATAACAATAAGTTTATAACAATTTTGTAAcaatttttatacaaactttTGGTCCCACTAATTCATGTGTACTTAATTTATGGAAAAATCCCATCTCCGAAAAGCTGGATAGCATTATACAAATATGGAACTTGAATGCTAGTACTTTATGCACAAATTGATAGCCAACTAACTCATAACGTACTTTCGATCATCCCATCGAGTACGATATGACTGTGACTAAACTATAAGCAAGTAAATACAGTTAGTGGAGGGGATGGTCATCCTGAGTTCATTTTTTGAACTCATCATCCTACTAATTATATTTGTAGTTTAAATGGTTTGAAatgtttcaaatatataattttaaaaatctcatCATATGTATCcaactttaattaaatgaatTTAGTGTGTTTATACAACTGTTAAATATAACTAATACtggatcatatatatgtatccctttatatacataataataacaacCTCATAAGTCATAATTAAGTTGTCACGTTAATAATTTGTAAGTATTTAGTTTATCGATCGACTgtgagaacagttttaaaataagaacggtgagaacatttaaaaaacatcattttgatgcattaaaagtccataaaactaacatagtgcttaactaattatcattatttaagtgtataacaacacattggcctgtcaaaatcaagaaaatcatgttttttgttttgtgcatccatcttggatgcatattcttcaaaataatgcatccacaaaaaaacgtgattttttcgattttaacggataaatgtgttgttaaacacttaaataatgataattacttaagcactatgttagttttatggacttttaatgcatcaaaatgatgttttttaagtgttctcaccgttcttattttaaaattgttcttatttgattgtcaacctatatatatatatatatatataataacactaCTATATCAAAGTTAAATTTACAGACTTATATATACGAAGTTTATCAATAATGCATGTTATTATGGACTATATGTAGttaatacattttaattttaacacTAAATTCTACTTGTATACTCATACTAcataaaaagctaaaaaaacaaATGCATGAATAGATGATTAGGTACGTAGAGTCTTCTTTTTAATGGTAGGTCGAGTTAAAaagttagatatatatttaacgAACATAATGTACGATACGATATGATATTCTTAATTGTAAGGAGTGACCTCGATCCCTTTTGTGtctattatcaatattaatacacacacacacaaacacatgaCAAGCTATATAGCCCATATGTCGTATCGATCTTCCCTAACTTTGAAAACTTTATCATAAGCTATGCTGGAAACCATGATTATATCAATTTCAGGCAGTATGAAAATCACAAACTTCGTTGTTTCAACAAAGATTAATTATTGGCCTGAATATAGTAGTAGTTGTTCATCACCCGTTCTAGTGGCATACAAACCACTAAAATCTACTTACGCTATGATGATGAcgataaagaagaagaagaagaagaataggGTCGTCAGTAATTGTAGCAATAATAATGTGACGACAACAACAAAGATTGTCTATAAGGACAACTGGTTCGATCGTTTAGCCATCAATTACGTATCTCAAGCCTTGCAAAATACATCGGGTGCGtatataattacattaaattttctctttttaccatcactttttataatatttatatatacaaaaaaaatatgacaatggGTTAGAGAGCATCCACATATGTTTGATTCTCACTATCTACATTTTTTAAGATGAATTAATGGGGGTTTTCAAAAGTCCTGAGTCATCTAGTTCGAAGTAGGATAACAATATCCatgtttttcaaattaaaaaaaaaaacaaaaacatatttaaGATTTAAACTCgagacaaaaaaaatttatatcatgTAATTAAGATTAAACTCAAGACGTACtcttaaatttatatttgacaatttttaatcattttatctAATAGATATGTAGTTGAATAAGGCATAAATTAGCTAGCTTTGTTACAAACTGGCCGGTATGATGATTGATCAGTTTGTCAGATCGATctggttttgttttgttaaaaataatttaatttgttgtcaTGAGAAAATGCATGCGCAGGGATGAGAAATGAGGAAATCGGGTATGAGAGTCTGGTGATGGCATCTCGAGCAGTGTTTCAAAACTTTGATCTGATCCACCAACGCCAACTTATTGTGAATGTTCTCTTGAATGCTATTCCTAGGCCTTTCATTACCCTGGCAAGTTCATCGATCTCTTTACGCTATCTATCTTTGTTTTAAGCGTCCTTTTAATTAAAGGGTACTCATGTACATCTGTCTAAAATgattatcattaattaattatactgaTCATAATATTTTCCAGTGATTGGGGGTTAGTTCTCTATATAAGAGAAACAATCTACATGAGATTGATATATACaccaaaaaatttatttaatttgggTTATCCTGGCATGTTCTATGTAGGCATTACTTTACAGAGAATATCTCAAGTTATAAAGCAtaaatttcaataaaaaataatctcTATGAATTGACATGCATCTAAGTTATACTGTATATACGTACAGAGCAGAATTTGTATAACAcatgcattttatatatatgcagTCATGGTTACAAACATGgcaaaaaaaagaagttttaaCTCTTTGATATTGTACTAATTAAGCAGTTTAAAAAGTTTTTACCTCCTTCAAAGTTTACAAGTGAGTCATGTGCAGCATTCACCTCTTTCTTCTTCCGTTGGCTCCTTGGTCCATGCGAGGTAGGTCCTAATTAAGATTTACCGATTCATGTGCATTGTGCGTGCTTCTAGTTTTGATAGAAATTAATCAGAATTGCATACATAGTATGAAGATGATCTACACATGCCCAAAACCTGTTACGGGCCATTTAACTAACTTACTTTTTTGCCCCCGTATTGACTCGGTCACTGACTGCTACTAAAACTTGATAGAAGGATATATGCAAACAGAGTTGTATAAGCAATATTATTTACATATGCTATTGTACTTTGTATGTCTTAATGATCTTAAGTACTGTTCATATGAACTTGATTTTTGAACTAAAGGTAAGAGAGTCTGAGGTTGAAGGGATTAAAGAGAAAAATGTTGTCTACATAAAGAAATGCAGGTACTTCTCGTCTTTacaatttgattttgtgtacAAGTCTACAATATAAGCCCAATGTCATAGTCTAAAAATCAAATTCAGGTTTCTAGAGACGAGTAATTGCGCAGGAATGTGCACCAATATGTGCAAGATACCAACACAAGAGTTTATGAAGAACACTTTAGGCATCCCAGTCAACATGGTTCCAAGTAAGCAGACACTAATATACGCAATGCAGAACAGCATACAAACTAGAAATCGATTTATAGCAGGAAAatgcactcatttcaaattcatgtAATGCAATACACACAAACTGATTTGcagattttgatgatatgaGTTGTGAGTATATATTTGGCGACGAACCTCCAGCACTACAAGATGACCCTGCATTAAAACAACCATGCTACAAACTATGTAAGTTATTCCAACCCTGCCCATATTTGCGGCGTTGTCTAAGTTTGGCGAGTGTACGTGTTGTTTATTATGTCTTTGTTGTGGGTGTGTATCATGCAGGTGATGTGAAACATAAGCATGATACAAGCTGCATGAGCTAGCCTAAttccctaaaaaaaaaactgatgcTATATGAAGACCAAAAGGAACCAAATTTGCCAAACAATGACATTTTGCCCAATTTGTCAAACAATGTATGGAGCAATAAAGAAGGGAAACAAATATGTCACAccatttctatatatatgtgagaTGCAATGGACACAATGTAACTTTCTATTTATTTCAGCCTGACACACAATTTCACATTCTTTTATACAAGTTTCACTACagcttctatatatataaatttgttacaatAGTATTGTTTCGGATATACAAACTTCAACTGCGATTAAAGAGTTATCGTAGATTACTTCCCTCCTTTACCGAAAACTCATCACACCCATGACCCGAAGTAAGTTTTGAAGTCTCAAGGAATTTCTCCCCATCGCCCCACAAAGCATACGCACTTTCCCCGTGCACTTCCTCATCCCCGAGCTCCAACTCTTTTTCACTTAATCTAAGAGGGATGATGAGTCTAATTGCTAAACAGATCAAACTTGTAATTACAATGTTCCACACTACAACAAATAATATTCCTAGCAATTGGATGCCCATTTGGTGTAACCCACCCTTCACATTTCCTGTTTTGAAACCATGAGCGAGTCCTGTGTATTTTTTCCACGTGTCTGTTGTTGTGTCATAGAAAATACGACTTAGCCCTGGCTCGGCAAAGAAACCTGTTAGGATGCCACCTAGAGACCCCGCCACTGCATGGGTGTGGAACACCGCCATCGTGTCATCAATTTCTTTTAGTAGTGAGACTCTCTTGTGTAACACCATCATTGTGAACCACGGTAGGCTACCAGATAATAGTCCCATTATAATTGCTGCCCAACCTTGCACCACTCCTGTTCATTACATCTATTTAGAATCtgaaacttttgtttttcatatatgaGTCAGTATTTTGTAGAGGCCTCAAAATGGGATGAATCGGTAACGAGTCAAATACAACATCAGTTTATTCATTATGGGTCTGGTCGGGTTGACACAAACTGAAAACTGTGATTTAAGATGttgatttttgaaaagtatgataTGGGTCATATGTGACTTGTTCAAtcctatttgacccatttgtaTGTAAATTGTTTCTTTAAGTTAATGTTACAGATTTAAGCCCCTTAGTAATAAAACATAACCAAAGCGATCCATTCAAGAGTAAACAGGTCAAAAATAAgcacattatatatttttgttataaccaCTTATATATCTTACCAGCAGCTGGGGTGATGCATACTAAGCCAGTGATCATGCCTTGGGTAGCACCAATAACGGAAGGCATTTCAAAGAAATAGATATCGAGCAAGAGCCATGTTAACAAGCTCATGGCTGCACACACATGTGTGTTAAGGACAGCGAGCGAAGCATCCTTACTAGCCATGTATGGATCACCTCCATTAAACCCTGTCCATCCCATCCATAATATACCCGCCCCTAAAAGCATCAATAGTATGTTGTTGGGCGGAAACCTTTCCCGATCTTTACTTTCCCTCGGTCCAACCTATCAccatattaatttaaaaaaaaaagtgttctaaaaaattttcattttgtaaAAATGACAAACTGATGATGAAATTACTTGGTTACCCAATAAGCCGCGGTGAAACCAGCAACTCCAGAAGAAAGATGAATAACATAACCACCAGAATAATCAATGATACCCTTTTGGGATAGCCAACCATCAGGACACCATATGCTATAGGCGCCCACAGTATATGAGCACGTTAGCCAAACTGGAACAAACACCATCCAAGCATAGAAATTCATTCGCCCCAATAAAGCACCGGCTATCAAGATCAATGTGATAGCAGCAAAAACAAATTGAAAGAAGATCATTGTTGCATTGGGAAACTTTCCGGTAAAAGCTCTTTCGACTAGATAACTAGCCCTTAGTGATGCAACACCCGGTCGTCCAACAAAAGGTAAAAATTTCTCTGAACCAAAGGACATCTGGTAACCCCAACCAACCCAACACACCAAGACCGCTGCAAAGGCAAAAAGTGCCATGAAACACGAGTTCACGGCCCATTTCTTTTTGACAATGCTACCATACAATATGATTAGACCCGGGACACTTTGGAGGCCAACCATTGTGGCCGCCGTTAGTTGCCATGCGTTGTCGCCTCTGTTGATCCATTCTGGGATAATATCATTAGGAATAAGGTTTGATGGAAGGATGAATGGCATATTATTATTCTTTGAATATTagagaataataataataataatgacgtGATTAGAAGTATGAATATTGTTTAGTACatgtatatatgcaatgtttcggACATGTTGATCTACCAAAATGCCCCTATGTGGTATGTGATCGGAATGTCGATATGGTAAGTGAGAAGgggtaaaaaagaaaatttgaatagCAAGACAAGAGATGGGCAATATATCTATCAGGATATGAGTTGTTCATTTGTTTGCATTGGATGAAAACGGAGACACCAAAGTCCATAAGATATAGATGGATTCATTGCTGTTTGAAGGCTAAGAAATCAATGGAATCTTAGATACCTGTTAATTTAGCATAGAACTTATttaacatataattatatatcctGTAtactaaatatatgtatttgtatatatgaGAATACGAGATACTGTGTATTGCAACAACATTGAACAATAATACAATATCACATAACAAAAGCcaacattaaaatatatttgggtTACAGTTCATTCAATATGTTAGAGTAGCCCTAACATGTGAGTACTTACCAAGGGTCACCCACCCTATGGTGCTACTTTAGTACTAGTTCCACCTAAGCAAGTTGAAGGCACTCATGGGGTGTTATAATCTGTAACAGTTAGATTGACTTTTACTACAGAAATATTATAGACATATACGCCAAAAATAACTTTAGCCTTGGTAACCATCTATTAAATGCCTCTTAACAAGTTCACCATACAATGAGAAAATAGGtgaatatatatgcattttgAAACTTAGGTTCATCTGCTTCCAACAAGATCATATCTACAGATTATCCCAATTTGTACACAATCTTTACATGAACGAGCAGTACCAGCTCGCCCCAACCACAATGCTTGAAGCGAACACACAACatttatgttttactttaatcAAGTAACATACTGGTCAAATACTTCAAAAAAGAAATTATTGAATTCTAACAAGTGTTCACACACCATTGTTGAAATCAAAAGGACACATCATCCGTTACAAACTATTAAAGAAAAACTGTAACCATCTCTCAGATCGGTTGACCTTTTGGAACTATTTGGTCCTTGAGCCACATGTAAACAGGAACCAGGACGTAGTAAACTCCAGCCAGTGCACCGATGAGAAAACGTGCAAGGAACACGAATGGGTTCACTGGCTTCTCAATATCCTCTACTTTGGGACCAAGCTGTGGCACATAACAATACAGAAAGCCAATAAACAATGAGAAAAAGCATTCTTAGAACCCAAAAGATAACTGAAGGCAATGGTATAGTTGTAAGATCGTGcttacaaaaataagaaaacatgTAGATATCAAGATCTTAAGGGGTGTTTGTATATGATTTGAAAGTGTTTATGTGATGTTGAATCATCAGAATCAGATAAACAGATACAATGATACACTCTGTAAAGATAAAGTGTTGGTGTTCTTTTATTTGAATTCGTAAAAATCAGATAATCGATTGTTTTGAGTTTTTTGGTAAACTGTGAATATAATAGACAGAAATGAAAACAAAAGGTCATTCTTGTGAAAGAAGGGTTGGTTCAGTAATGCACATTAACTCTTCACTTGGCATTGTTAAATGACCAGTTCAAAACAACAGTAAACCAAGGGCcagattttcaaaaatataagaacAGAGATTTAGgcctgtgtgtgtgtgtgtttgccATTTTTAGGTCTTTAGTCCCTCCAAAGTCTCAAGTTTGACGACATTTGGTTCACAATGTAGGGCATATAGcacataaaataaaagaattgtCCTTGaagtcaaattttatttttaagaaacgTATTTCCGGAATCAATCTTGAGCATATGTTACAAGTTTATGATCAAATAAGGGCCCCTTTTTCAGGTACAAGTATATAACCTTTACCACGTAACCAGGACCCAGGTGCCTTGTCGaattttaaacttataaatAGGCTCTTAAAGGTTGACTTTAAAAGTATGTTCCCTAAGATACAAATCGGCTGAAAATACGTTCCTTTTGCGTGCAATATGCCATATATATAGACAATTGGAGGAAAACGAATTCCCGTTGAGGAAAGATAAAGTGATAAACAGACTTAAGTGATGGCTACAAGATACGAATACGTTACCTGCAATGGTGAATCCCCTGATGCAGGTTTCACTCCAGTAACAGAGCAGCCCATGATCAAACCATGGCGACGCACCCCACGATACCATTTTGGGCCAATTCTTTTGATCTTGACATCTTTGAATCCAGCCTTTTCAAACCACTCAATGTACTCTTCCTCCTTTGGAAAGAGCATCCACATGTCTGCAAAGAAACGAGATAACCAATATGTCGGATACACAGGCCCGATTAAACATGC
Coding sequences within:
- the LOC122593662 gene encoding beta-carotene isomerase D27, chloroplastic-like isoform X2, with the translated sequence MLETMIISISGSMKITNFVVSTKINYWPEYSSSCSSPVLVAYKPLKSTYAMMMTIKKKKKKNRVVSNCSNNNVTTTTKIVYKDNWFDRLAINYVSQALQNTSGMRNEEIGYESLVMASRAVFQNFDLIHQRQLIVNVLLNAIPRPFITLVRESEVEGIKEKNVVYIKKCRFLETSNCAGMCTNMCKIPTQEFMKNTLGIPVNMVPNFDDMSCEYIFGDEPPALQDDPALKQPCYKLCDVKHKHDTSCMS
- the LOC122593662 gene encoding beta-carotene isomerase D27, chloroplastic-like isoform X1, whose translation is MLETMIISISGSMKITNFVVSTKINYWPEYSSSCSSPVLVAYKPLKSTYAMMMTIKKKKKKNRVVSNCSNNNVTTTTKIVYKDNWFDRLAINYVSQALQNTSGMRNEEIGYESLVMASRAVFQNFDLIHQRQLIVNVLLNAIPRPFITLFKKFLPPSKFTSESCAAFTSFFFRWLLGPCEVRESEVEGIKEKNVVYIKKCRFLETSNCAGMCTNMCKIPTQEFMKNTLGIPVNMVPNFDDMSCEYIFGDEPPALQDDPALKQPCYKLCDVKHKHDTSCMS
- the LOC122593664 gene encoding ammonium transporter 2 member 5-like; this encodes MPFILPSNLIPNDIIPEWINRGDNAWQLTAATMVGLQSVPGLIILYGSIVKKKWAVNSCFMALFAFAAVLVCWVGWGYQMSFGSEKFLPFVGRPGVASLRASYLVERAFTGKFPNATMIFFQFVFAAITLILIAGALLGRMNFYAWMVFVPVWLTCSYTVGAYSIWCPDGWLSQKGIIDYSGGYVIHLSSGVAGFTAAYWVGPRESKDRERFPPNNILLMLLGAGILWMGWTGFNGGDPYMASKDASLAVLNTHVCAAMSLLTWLLLDIYFFEMPSVIGATQGMITGLVCITPAAGVVQGWAAIIMGLLSGSLPWFTMMVLHKRVSLLKEIDDTMAVFHTHAVAGSLGGILTGFFAEPGLSRIFYDTTTDTWKKYTGLAHGFKTGNVKGGLHQMGIQLLGILFVVVWNIVITSLICLAIRLIIPLRLSEKELELGDEEVHGESAYALWGDGEKFLETSKLTSGHGCDEFSVKEGSNLR